The following are from one region of the Silene latifolia isolate original U9 population chromosome 9, ASM4854445v1, whole genome shotgun sequence genome:
- the LOC141600366 gene encoding CBBY-like protein, with protein sequence MEATLTSSPRHSSLINFSINGRNTQRHHFFRYPTHFSKTTTNCVSHLETLCFGPKIRRRFCNWLTCCSNSLTPLNDDNSSSNLAAVLLEVDGVLIDAYRTGNRHGFNVAFRKLGLDCANWTQPIYLDLFRKCAADEEKMLASYFNRIGWPTSLPTSEKNTFVKSVLQEKKKALAEFVSSANASLRPGVEKFIDDACDEGISVVILTTLSKFGEETARAIVEKLGHERMSKLKVIGKEDVEKSFYGKLVLGLQKSSGPEEELANEASKAVATERQKIAKEVASLLKLRVDINTGTPESIRETVVALRTGAENAEASVSNCVLVAGSQSAIAAAEITGMPCVVLRSSMTSRAEFPATVSVMDGFGDVDLTISKLQLTLSRLSQ encoded by the exons ATGGAAGCAACATTGACTTCATCTCCGCGTCACTCATCTTTAATCAACTTCTCCATCAATGGCAGAAATACCCAACGCCATCATTTTTTCAGATACCCAACTCATTtttcaaaaacaacaacaaattgTGTATCTCACCTTGAAACCTTATGTTTTGGTCCCAAAATAAGACGTAGATTCTGTAATTGGTTAACCTGTTGCAGCAATTCCCTTACACCGTTAAATGATGATAACTCCTCTTCAAACCTCGCTGCTGTCCTTCTTGAAGTTGATGG GGTCCTAATTGATGCATATCGAACTGGGAACCGCCACGGCTTCAATGTAG CATTTCGGAAGCTCGGCTTGGACTGTGCCAACTGGACACAACCTATCTACTTAGACCTCTTCAG GAAGTGCGCTGCTGATGAGGAGAAGATGCTTGCTTCGTATTTTAACCGG ATTGGCTGGCCAACATCTTTGCCCACTAGTGAGAAAAACACATTTGTGAAAAGTGTTTTGCAGGAAAAG AAAAAGGCATTGGCTGAATTTGTGAGCTCTGCAAATGCATCTTTACGACCTGGGGTTGAAAA GTTTATTGATGATGCATGTGATGAAGGAATTTCTGTAGTTATCTTGACGACACTCAGTAAATTTGGGGAGGAGACCGCAAG AGCAATTGTTGAGAAGCTTGGGCATGAACGGATGTCAAAACTGAAGGTGATTGGTAAAGAAGATGTAGAGAAGAGTTTTTATGGCAAGCTTGTGCTTGGACTTCAGAAGTCCTCGGGCCCGGAAGAGGAACTTGCGAATGAAGCAAGTAAAGCAG TTGCTACGGAGAGACAAAAGATAGCCAAGGAAGTGGCTTCCTTGCTCAAGCTGCGGGTGGACATTAATACTGGCACACCTGAAAG TATTCGAGAAACCGTGGTTGCTCTGAGAACAGGGGCAGAAAATGCGGAGGCTTCTGTTAGCAACTGTGTCCTCGTGGCTGGAAGCCAATCTGCAATTGCTGCTGCAGAGATTACAGGCATGCCATGTGTTGTCCTCAGGAGCAG CATGACTTCAAGAGCTGAGTTTCCAGCCACAGTGTCTGTCATGGATGGTTTTGGAGACGTCGATCTGACTATATCAAAGCTCCAGCTAACTCTATCGAGATTATCTCAATGA